From a region of the Corvus cornix cornix isolate S_Up_H32 chromosome 2, ASM73873v5, whole genome shotgun sequence genome:
- the DPH3 gene encoding DPH3 homolog isoform X2 — protein MAVFHDEVEIEDFEYDEETGTYSYPCPCGDRFLITREDLENGEDVATCPSCSLILRVIYDQEQFMRDEVVAEPLPNKELVKC, from the exons ATGGCCGTGTTCCACGATGAGGTGGAGATCGAGGACTTCGAGTACGACGAGGAGACCGGGACCTACAGCTACCCGTGCCCCTGCGGGGACCGATTTCTCATCACGCGG GAGGACCTGGAGAACGGGGAGGACGTGGccacctgccccagctgctccctgatCCTGCGCGTCATTTACGACCAG GAGCAGTTCATGCGGGATGAAGTCGTGGCAGAACCTTTGCCAAACAAGGAATTGGTCAAGTGCTGA
- the DPH3 gene encoding DPH3 homolog isoform X1: protein MAVFHDEVEIEDFEYDEETGTYSYPCPCGDRFLITREDLENGEDVATCPSCSLILRVIYDQRNQQQTALKKWLLPVSGSLLWQPGIRQLDCVSSGSTSAQPD from the exons ATGGCCGTGTTCCACGATGAGGTGGAGATCGAGGACTTCGAGTACGACGAGGAGACCGGGACCTACAGCTACCCGTGCCCCTGCGGGGACCGATTTCTCATCACGCGG GAGGACCTGGAGAACGGGGAGGACGTGGccacctgccccagctgctccctgatCCTGCGCGTCATTTACGACCAG AGGAATCAACAGCAAACTGCCCTGAAGAAATGGCTCTTGCCAGTGTCTGGGAGCTTGCTATGGCAGCCCGGGATCCGTCAGCTGGACTGCGTGAGCTCAGGAAGCACCAGTGCTCAGCCAGACTGA